Genomic segment of Prochlorothrix hollandica PCC 9006 = CALU 1027:
AGTGGAAACCGCCCTTTATCTCCACTCTCACCTCAGGCGATCGATGCCATCTTAACGGGCTGGCGATTCGGGAGGATGGCAGTACCCCCGCCTACGTTACGGCCCTGGGGGAAACGGATACGGAAAACGGCTGGCGGGAGAACAAGGTCAATGGGGGCTGCCTGATGGAGGTTCCCAGCGGCAAAGTGTTGTTGCGGGGTCTATCTATGCCCCACTCCCCTCGTCTGTACCGGGGCAACTTATATTTCCTGGATTCTGGTTATGGGCGCTTAAACCGGTATGACCCTGTTCAGAATCGCGCAGAGGTTATTGCCGAGCTACCGGGCTTTACCCGTGGGCTGGAGTGCTGGGGCGACCATGCTTTTGTGGGGCTGTCTCGCATTCGAGAAACGGCAATTTTTGGCGGCTTGCCCTTGCAGGATCGCCATGACTCCCTGCGCTGCGGCTTAGGCGTTGTCAACCTTAGCACCCAGGAAGTAGTGGGCAGTTTCTGGTTCAACAGCGGGGTAGAAGAAGTCTTTGCGGTGATAGTGCTGCCCGGTTACCGCAACCCTATCCTAATCGGGCCAGATACCGATCTGGATGCCACCCAGACCACTTGGATAGTGCCCGCCTTGCTTCCCTAGGAGCCTCTACCGATCAACGTTTCTTCATCTTTGTAAAAAAAGTGAGTTTTAACTTATGACTGCACCACTTTCTCAGTCCGTCCTCACCGGTGAATTTCCGCTTCTGGTGGAGAGCCTGAACTCAGCCACCACGCTGCTGCAAAATCTGGCTCAGGATAGCAGCCGTTTTTACAGCGTCTTTGGTCAAGCGTTTGCTGGTAGCTACGACACCGCGAAGGCTGAAGCCATCCGTAGCCAATGGGCTAAGGGCGACGGGAGCCAATGGGTTCAAATTTCCGTGTTGCCCGCTACGGATATGAACGGTGCCCTGGGAGCCTACGCCCGCAGCACCGACACGATTTATATTTCTCAAGCCCTAGTGAATGAAGGTTCTGAGGCGACCCTGCTCTCTGTCTTGTTAGAAGAGCTAGGCCATGCCGTGGATGCCCAAATTAAGAGCGCCGATACCCCAGGGGATGAAGGGGAACTTTTTGCCGCCCTGGTGCAGGGGCAGCCCTTGAGCGATGCCCAGCTTGCTCGCCTGCAATCCGAGGACGATCGGGGCACCGTGTTCGTGAATGGCCAGCCCCTGACCGTAGAGCAAGCCACTACTATTATCGAAAGTATCTTTCCCACAGGTGGTTCCACCCCCTCTTATCTGACGAATGTGAATGGCACGTTGTATTTCCGTGCGAATGACGGGGTGAATGGCGATGAACTGTGGAAGAGTGACGGCACCGCAGCGGGCACTGTCCTGGTCAAGGATATTTTCTCCGGCAGCAGCGGTTCCAGTCCCACTAACCTGACGAATGTGAATGGCACTTTGTATTTCCGTGCGAATGACGGGGTGAATGGCGAGGAACTGTGGAAAAGTGACGGCACCGCAGCGGGCACTGTCCTGGTCAAGGATATTCGCTCCGGCAGCAGCAGTTCCTACCTCACTAACCTGACGAATGTGAATGGCACCTTGTATTTCCGTGCGACTGACGGGGTGAATGGCTATGAACTGTGGAAAAGTGACGGCACTGCGGCAGGCACTGTTCTGGTCAAGAATATTCACTCCGGCAGCTACTACAACAGCTACTACGGCTACAGCTACGGCGTAGGTTCCGATCTCAATAATCTGACGAATGTGAATGGCACCTTGTTTTTCCGTGCTTTTGACGGGGTGAATGGCTATGAACTGTGGAAGAGTGACGGCACCGCAGCGGGCACAGTCCTGGTCAAGGATATTCGCTCCGGCAGCTACGGTTCCTTCCCCAATAACCTGACGAATGTGAATGGCACCTTGTATTTCACTGCTGATGACGGGGTGAATGGCACAAAAATCTGGCAGAGTGATGGCACTGCGGCGGGGACGGTGGTTGCTGATGCAGCAGTCTTACCCTCTGATTTGGTCAGTTTCTTAGGGGATTTGTATTTCTCTGCGGTAGATCCCAGTGGTAATGGACGGGGGTTACAACGTCTAGGAAGCTCTAATGCAGCGCCAGCGGCGGTGGTTCTGAATAATACAACCACAACGATCGCTGAAAACACCGACACCACCACCCGCATCAAAGTCGCTGACATTGCCATTACCGATGATGCTGTAGGGATAGAAACGATCGTTCTCAGTGGTGCCGATGCCGCTAGTTTTGAAGTAGATGGCACCGAGCTTTATCTCAAAGCAGGTGTTGCTCTTGACTTTGAAACCCAGTCTAGTTATGCCGTCACAGTGAATGTGGATGACACCACCGTTGGTACTACGCCTGATGTAACCGCTAACTACACTCTGACCGTCACTGATGTTAATGAAGCGCCCACCGCCGTTGTCTTAAATAATCAAACCACGGCGATCGCTGAAAACACCAGCACCACCACCCGCATCAAAGTAGCCGACATTGCCATCACCGATGATGCTTTTGGGACAGAAACGATCGCTCTTAGTGGTGCAGATGCAGCTTTGTTTGAGGTGGATGGCACAGAACTTTATCTCAAGGCAGGTACTAGCCTCGACTTTGAAACTAAGTCCAGTTATGCCGTGACAGTAGAAGTAGATGACACTACGGTTGGTAGCACTCCCGATGTTTCTGCTAACTTCACCCTCACCATCAGCGATGTCAACGAAGCACCGCCTTTAGCTCCGATTATCTCAACTTCGGCAGACTTTGCGCCCCAAGGGTCAGAGTTTGTGGTTAATACCTTCACCGCCTCCAATCAACACGACCCGACAATAACCACCCTTACCAATGGTGATTTTGTTGTTGCCTGGTCTTCCTTTATGCAAGATGGCAGTGTAAATGGTATTTATGCCCAACGTTACAATGCCAGCGGCACCGCCCAAGGCTCAGAATTTCGAGCCAATACCACCACAACTGATTGGCAATCGTTCCCAACCATAACAGCCCTAAGTAACGGTGGTTTCGTCATTTCTTGGGAATCAAACCGACAGGATGGTAGCGGTTATGGCATCTATGCCCAACGTTATGATTCTACTGGCACCGCCCAAGGCTCGGAATTTCGGGTTAATACCACCACCAACAGCCATCAACAAGACTCCACAATTACAGCCTTAACCAATGGCGGCTTTGTGGTTGCCTGGGAGTCGAACCTACAGGATGGCAGTGGTTATGGCATTTATGCCCAACGCTATGATTCTACTGGCATCGCCCAAGGCTCAGAATTTCAGGTTAATATCACCACCGCTAGCCACCAAGATAACCCTGCGGTTGCAGCACTCAGCAACGGTGGTTTTGTCATCACTTGGCAATCGTTCCTCGAAGATGGTCAAGACTATAGCATTTTTGCCCGCCGCTATGATGCCAGTGGCGTTGCCCAAGGCTCGCCATCTCTCGTTAATATCATTGCTGTTGGCGATCAATCCAAACCCGCTGTTACTGGTTTAAGCAACGGTGACTTTGTCATTGCTTGGCAGTCTAATAATAACGATGGCTTCACCAGTCTAGATGGTGATGGCTACGGGATTTTTGCTCAACGGTATAACGCTTCTGGTGGCAAAATAGGTGGTCAATTTCAAGTCAATACCTACACGACTAGCGATCAATACGATCCTGTTGTCACCAGTTTGTCTGATGGGGGCTTCCTCATTGCTTGGACATCCTACGGTCAAGACGGCGACAGCGACGGGGTGTACGCTCAACGCTACGATGCAACTGGCACCAAACAAGGGTCTGAATTTCGCGTCAATGTCAACACGGCTGGGGCACAGAACGATCAAACCATCACTGCATTGGACAACGGTGGCTTTGTTGCCGCCTGGAGCAAGGTAATCAGTTGGAGCAATACTGATGTCCATACTCAGATTTATGGACTTAATGTTCAGCAAAATCAAGCACCAACGATTACCAGTAGTGTTTCTGCTTCCTTTAATGAAAATGGAACCGGCACAGCTTATACCATTGCCGCCACTGATCCTGAAAATGACCCATTAACTTACAGCATCTCCGGTGGGGATGACGCTGGGTTATTTAATGTGGATAGCACAACGGGAGCAGTAACCTTTATTACTCCCCCCGACTTTGAGAACCCAGCAGATGCCAATGGCGATAACGTTTATCAACTCACCGTTTTGGCTAACGATGGCACCCTCAATTCTGCTCCAGTGCCAGTGGCCATCACCATTACCAATTTAATCGAAAATCTTGCTCCCACTGACCTCACAATAGATAACACCAGCATTAATGAAAATGTGGCGGCGGGAACAGTAGTGGGAACCTTCAGTACCACTGACCCCGATGCCGGTGATACCTTTACCTATGAATTGGTTGTTAGTGGAACAGGTGACGCGGATAATGGAGCCTTCACCATTGTCGGTAATTCTCTGCAAATCAATGCTCCCCCCGATTTTGAAACCCAGTCTAGCTACAGCATCCGAGTTAAAACCAGCGATCAAGAGGGAGGAAGCTATGAGGAAGCATTTACCATCAATGTCATCGATCGCGCTGTCTTTGCGATCGACGATGTAACCGTTGGTGAAGCAGCAGGAACAGCCTCCTTTACGGTCACGACCACCGATCCCATTGCCACAGGTACCGTAACGGTAAATTATGCCACCGCTAACGGCACCGCCTTTGCCAGTCCCTACGACTACACGGCCACTAGTGGAACCCTAACCTTTACCGGTGGTGGTGCCACAACCCAAACGATCGCCGTGACTATCAACAACGATAGTTACTATGAGGAGCTTGACGAAACCTTTACCGTAAATCTCAGTAACCCGACAGATGGAACGATCGCTGATGCCCAAGGTATTGGCACCATTCAAGACGACGATCCCGCTGTCACCGTGAGTGTGTTGGATGCCAGTATCCCCGAAGGCAACAGTGGCACTAAAAACCTCGCTTTCCTGATTGCGCTCTCTGCCCCCAGTGGTCAGGTAGTTACAGTGGATTATGCCACCGCTAACAATACTGCCACCGCCGGAGACGACTACACCACCACCACCGGAACGATCGCTATTCAAGCAGGTGCCACCAGTGCTGTTGTCATCGTTCCTGTTTTGGGTGACAACACGGACACAACGGACGAAACCTTCTTCCTAAACATTGCCAATGCCACGGGCGGGGTAACGATTGCGGATAACCAGGGAACCGGAACCATTATCAATGACGATGGTTTGTCTGGTGGTCTGACCCTAACGGGAACGGCGGGCAACGATATTCTCACCGGCTCCACCACCAATGACACCCTCACCGGTTTAGCCGGAGCCGATAGCCTGGATGGTCAAGGGGGGGCGGATACCTTTGTCTACACTGCCTTGACGCATTCTCTGCTAGGCGGGCGGGATGCCCTTCGTAGCTTTAATCCGGGCGATGGCGATCGCATTGATCTCACTAGCCTTCCCACCGCTGCGTTCTATGTGGGCAGTGTTGGCTCGTCCATCAGTGCCACGACAGTCCAAGCTGCTTATGCCGCTGCGGATGGCAATACGGGCTTGGCGGCCAATGAAGCCCTGTTCTTGGCCACCGGTTCTGGACGCAGCCGACGGTTGTATCTATCGGTTAACGATGGCACTGCGGCCTTTGATCAAAACAGTGATTTAGTGATGGAAGTTACTGGCATGATCGGGGCACCTTCTGTAGTGGGGGCTTTGACTGTGGCTAACTACTTTGTATAAATAGCGATAGACCTAGCCAACCGTTTGTTATACGATGCAAACGGTTGGCTCATGTAAAGCTCGCCCAAATGACATAGTGGCATCTTCCTGAA
This window contains:
- a CDS encoding TIGR03032 family protein gives rise to the protein MSSNVISEKTPAQPDDRAVPVNYEYSRTFPELLSRLDLSIVLSTYQAGRVVSIGVNRGELRVGFAHFEQAMGLTRTPTGLTVGSRQAIWNLPAYRDIAPQLKPEGEYDIAFLNRSCHWTGPLMVHDLAFCDQRLWVVNTLFNCLATIEGDWSFMPQWKPPFISTLTSGDRCHLNGLAIREDGSTPAYVTALGETDTENGWRENKVNGGCLMEVPSGKVLLRGLSMPHSPRLYRGNLYFLDSGYGRLNRYDPVQNRAEVIAELPGFTRGLECWGDHAFVGLSRIRETAIFGGLPLQDRHDSLRCGLGVVNLSTQEVVGSFWFNSGVEEVFAVIVLPGYRNPILIGPDTDLDATQTTWIVPALLP
- a CDS encoding beta strand repeat-containing protein; translation: MTAPLSQSVLTGEFPLLVESLNSATTLLQNLAQDSSRFYSVFGQAFAGSYDTAKAEAIRSQWAKGDGSQWVQISVLPATDMNGALGAYARSTDTIYISQALVNEGSEATLLSVLLEELGHAVDAQIKSADTPGDEGELFAALVQGQPLSDAQLARLQSEDDRGTVFVNGQPLTVEQATTIIESIFPTGGSTPSYLTNVNGTLYFRANDGVNGDELWKSDGTAAGTVLVKDIFSGSSGSSPTNLTNVNGTLYFRANDGVNGEELWKSDGTAAGTVLVKDIRSGSSSSYLTNLTNVNGTLYFRATDGVNGYELWKSDGTAAGTVLVKNIHSGSYYNSYYGYSYGVGSDLNNLTNVNGTLFFRAFDGVNGYELWKSDGTAAGTVLVKDIRSGSYGSFPNNLTNVNGTLYFTADDGVNGTKIWQSDGTAAGTVVADAAVLPSDLVSFLGDLYFSAVDPSGNGRGLQRLGSSNAAPAAVVLNNTTTTIAENTDTTTRIKVADIAITDDAVGIETIVLSGADAASFEVDGTELYLKAGVALDFETQSSYAVTVNVDDTTVGTTPDVTANYTLTVTDVNEAPTAVVLNNQTTAIAENTSTTTRIKVADIAITDDAFGTETIALSGADAALFEVDGTELYLKAGTSLDFETKSSYAVTVEVDDTTVGSTPDVSANFTLTISDVNEAPPLAPIISTSADFAPQGSEFVVNTFTASNQHDPTITTLTNGDFVVAWSSFMQDGSVNGIYAQRYNASGTAQGSEFRANTTTTDWQSFPTITALSNGGFVISWESNRQDGSGYGIYAQRYDSTGTAQGSEFRVNTTTNSHQQDSTITALTNGGFVVAWESNLQDGSGYGIYAQRYDSTGIAQGSEFQVNITTASHQDNPAVAALSNGGFVITWQSFLEDGQDYSIFARRYDASGVAQGSPSLVNIIAVGDQSKPAVTGLSNGDFVIAWQSNNNDGFTSLDGDGYGIFAQRYNASGGKIGGQFQVNTYTTSDQYDPVVTSLSDGGFLIAWTSYGQDGDSDGVYAQRYDATGTKQGSEFRVNVNTAGAQNDQTITALDNGGFVAAWSKVISWSNTDVHTQIYGLNVQQNQAPTITSSVSASFNENGTGTAYTIAATDPENDPLTYSISGGDDAGLFNVDSTTGAVTFITPPDFENPADANGDNVYQLTVLANDGTLNSAPVPVAITITNLIENLAPTDLTIDNTSINENVAAGTVVGTFSTTDPDAGDTFTYELVVSGTGDADNGAFTIVGNSLQINAPPDFETQSSYSIRVKTSDQEGGSYEEAFTINVIDRAVFAIDDVTVGEAAGTASFTVTTTDPIATGTVTVNYATANGTAFASPYDYTATSGTLTFTGGGATTQTIAVTINNDSYYEELDETFTVNLSNPTDGTIADAQGIGTIQDDDPAVTVSVLDASIPEGNSGTKNLAFLIALSAPSGQVVTVDYATANNTATAGDDYTTTTGTIAIQAGATSAVVIVPVLGDNTDTTDETFFLNIANATGGVTIADNQGTGTIINDDGLSGGLTLTGTAGNDILTGSTTNDTLTGLAGADSLDGQGGADTFVYTALTHSLLGGRDALRSFNPGDGDRIDLTSLPTAAFYVGSVGSSISATTVQAAYAAADGNTGLAANEALFLATGSGRSRRLYLSVNDGTAAFDQNSDLVMEVTGMIGAPSVVGALTVANYFV